One window of Methylococcus sp. EFPC2 genomic DNA carries:
- a CDS encoding tetratricopeptide repeat protein, producing the protein MYRLGMMVCVVLLTACARGPEIRRTESLFRDPLFAPPTESIEAEDVFALSDDMKRFLDTEVAEQLRTKGRQLGLYEALYDRRQLKLDYDATYTRNAAEAFAARSGNCLSLVIMTGAFARAIGLPVQYQKVLGEVFWSRSDDLYFADWHVNIALAEGKLMTIDFVPPEEILSQRRQALREETVVAMFMNNRATEAITDGRIDDAYWWARAAIGQDAKFLTAYNTLGVIYRRHGHPEIAERVFAYALEQEPDNIQPMTNLAITLAELGRHEEARALQQKIEQLRPYPPFHFFDLGMAAMEKKDFHTAKDLFGKEIARDPYYHEFHFWLAAAYAGLGNTDDARKHLNLAIENSPTPSERKAYLAQLARLDDSAGRQ; encoded by the coding sequence ATGTATAGGCTAGGGATGATGGTTTGCGTCGTGTTGCTGACCGCCTGCGCGCGCGGTCCGGAAATCCGTCGGACCGAATCGTTGTTTCGCGACCCGCTTTTCGCGCCGCCCACCGAGTCGATCGAGGCCGAGGACGTCTTCGCGCTCAGCGATGACATGAAGCGCTTTCTCGACACCGAGGTTGCCGAACAACTGCGCACCAAGGGCCGGCAACTCGGGCTATACGAAGCGCTTTACGACCGCCGGCAACTCAAGCTCGATTACGATGCCACCTACACCCGCAACGCCGCCGAAGCCTTCGCGGCGCGCAGCGGCAATTGCCTGTCGCTGGTCATCATGACCGGGGCGTTCGCAAGGGCAATCGGGTTACCGGTCCAGTATCAGAAGGTACTCGGCGAAGTTTTCTGGAGCCGAAGCGACGATCTGTATTTCGCGGATTGGCATGTCAACATCGCCCTGGCCGAGGGCAAGCTGATGACCATAGACTTCGTTCCGCCGGAGGAAATACTCAGCCAGCGCCGCCAGGCGCTCAGGGAGGAAACGGTGGTGGCCATGTTCATGAACAACCGGGCGACCGAGGCCATCACCGACGGACGGATCGACGATGCCTATTGGTGGGCGCGGGCGGCTATCGGCCAGGATGCGAAGTTTCTCACCGCCTATAACACGTTGGGCGTGATATATCGGCGCCACGGGCATCCCGAGATCGCCGAGCGGGTGTTCGCCTATGCGCTCGAACAGGAACCCGACAATATCCAGCCCATGACGAATCTGGCCATCACCCTGGCCGAACTGGGCCGTCACGAAGAAGCCCGCGCGCTCCAGCAAAAAATCGAACAACTGCGGCCCTATCCGCCGTTTCATTTTTTCGACCTGGGGATGGCGGCCATGGAAAAAAAGGATTTCCATACTGCCAAAGACCTGTTCGGCAAGGAGATAGCGCGCGACCCTTATTACCACGAATTCCATTTCTGGCTCGCCGCCGCCTATGCCGGCCTGGGCAACACCGACGATGCGCGCAAGCACCTGAACCTCGCGATAGAAAACAGTCCGACGCCGTCGGAGCGCAAGGCCTATCTGGCCCAACTCGCACGCCTGGACGACTCGGCGGGCCGGCAGTAG
- the rimO gene encoding 30S ribosomal protein S12 methylthiotransferase RimO — translation MATPRIGFISLGCPKALVDSERILTQLRSEGYDLVPTYRDADLVVVNTCGFIDAAVEESLDAIGEALAENGKVIVTGCLGAREAEIRSRHPQVLKITGAHAYEEVVGAVHEHLPPRHDPFVDLTPPQGIKLTPQHYAYLKISEGCNHRCTFCIIPSLRGDLVSRPIGEVMTEAERLVNAGVKELLVVSQDTSAYGVDLKYGTSFWGGRPLKTRFYDLARALGELDVWVRLHYVYPYPHVDEVIPLMTEGKVLPYLDIPFQHSSSRILKLMKRPASAENTLERIQAWRRECPELILRSTFIVGFPGETEAEFEELLDFLDEAQLDRVGCFAYSPVQGAVANELPGAVPEEIKQERLARFMERQQGISAERLQARVGWREHVLVDEVVEEGAVARSYADAPDIDGQVFIDGATDLEVGEFVEVEIEEADEHDLWAHRV, via the coding sequence ATGGCAACACCCCGCATCGGCTTCATCAGCCTGGGCTGTCCGAAGGCTTTGGTCGACAGCGAACGCATCCTCACCCAACTCCGTTCCGAGGGCTACGACCTGGTGCCCACTTACCGCGACGCCGATCTGGTGGTCGTCAACACCTGCGGCTTCATCGACGCGGCGGTGGAAGAATCGCTGGATGCGATCGGCGAGGCCCTGGCCGAGAACGGCAAGGTCATCGTCACCGGCTGCCTGGGCGCAAGGGAAGCCGAGATCCGCAGCCGTCATCCCCAGGTGCTCAAGATCACAGGCGCCCATGCCTATGAGGAAGTGGTCGGCGCGGTGCACGAGCATCTGCCGCCGCGTCACGATCCTTTCGTCGATCTCACGCCGCCGCAAGGCATCAAGCTCACGCCCCAGCATTACGCCTATCTGAAGATTTCCGAGGGCTGCAACCACCGCTGCACCTTTTGCATCATTCCCTCGCTGCGGGGCGACCTGGTCAGCCGGCCGATCGGCGAAGTGATGACCGAGGCCGAACGGCTGGTGAACGCCGGGGTGAAGGAATTGCTGGTCGTCTCGCAGGACACCAGCGCCTACGGGGTCGATCTGAAATACGGGACCAGCTTCTGGGGTGGTCGGCCGCTCAAGACCCGCTTCTATGATCTCGCCCGCGCGCTGGGCGAACTGGACGTGTGGGTGCGGCTGCATTACGTCTACCCCTATCCGCATGTCGACGAGGTCATCCCGCTGATGACCGAGGGCAAGGTGCTGCCCTACCTGGACATTCCCTTTCAGCATTCGTCGAGCCGCATCCTCAAGCTGATGAAGCGGCCGGCCAGTGCCGAGAACACCCTGGAGCGTATCCAGGCCTGGCGCCGCGAGTGCCCGGAACTGATCCTGCGCTCCACCTTCATCGTCGGCTTCCCCGGCGAGACCGAAGCCGAGTTCGAGGAATTGCTGGATTTCCTCGACGAGGCCCAGCTCGACCGCGTCGGCTGCTTCGCCTATTCGCCGGTCCAGGGCGCCGTCGCCAACGAACTGCCCGGCGCCGTGCCGGAAGAGATCAAACAGGAACGGCTGGCCCGCTTCATGGAACGCCAGCAGGGCATCAGCGCCGAGCGCTTGCAGGCACGGGTGGGCTGGCGCGAGCATGTGCTGGTCGACGAAGTGGTCGAGGAAGGCGCGGTGGCCCGCAGCTATGCCGATGCACCGGACATCGACGGCCAGGTCTTCATCGATGGCGCGACCGATCTGGAAGTCGGCGAGTTCGTCGAGGTCGAGATCGAGGAAGCCGACGAACACGACCTATGGGCGCATCGGGTCTGA
- the coaBC gene encoding bifunctional phosphopantothenoylcysteine decarboxylase/phosphopantothenate--cysteine ligase CoaBC, translating into MGASGLSMSALNGKHILLGVTGGIAAYKAAELTRQLKSRGAEMRVVMTEAAQAFVAPLTFQALSGNPVATHLLDPVEESAMGHIALARWAELVLIAPATADFIARLRAGLAGDLLSALCLASEAPLILAPAMNRAMWANPATQDNVRVLRERGIRLLGPEEGEQACGETGPGRMLEPVELCEALEGSFGDGSLAGLSVLITAGPTREPLDAVRYLSNRSSGKMGYALARAAADAGARVTLISGPVALMPPPGVEFVAVETAAEMHVAVLSRVHESDIYIGAAAVADYRPAEVAQAKIKKTAASLNLELTRTEDILAAVAGLSPRPFTVGFAAETDRLEDYARGKLAAKNLDMIAANWVGRPQGGFDRDENSLHVFWPDGERELPLADKSRIAIQLIELIAERFHAQDTTENPR; encoded by the coding sequence ATGGGCGCATCGGGTCTGAGCATGTCGGCGCTGAACGGAAAGCACATTCTGCTGGGCGTCACCGGTGGCATCGCCGCCTACAAGGCCGCCGAACTGACCCGCCAGCTCAAGTCGCGCGGCGCCGAGATGCGGGTGGTGATGACCGAAGCGGCGCAGGCCTTCGTCGCGCCGCTGACCTTCCAGGCGCTGTCCGGCAATCCGGTGGCGACCCATCTGCTGGACCCGGTCGAGGAATCGGCCATGGGCCACATCGCATTGGCACGCTGGGCCGAGCTCGTCTTAATTGCCCCGGCAACCGCGGATTTCATCGCCCGGCTGCGGGCCGGCCTGGCCGGCGACCTGCTGTCTGCCCTGTGTCTGGCGAGCGAGGCGCCGCTGATCCTCGCGCCCGCGATGAACCGCGCGATGTGGGCCAACCCGGCGACCCAGGACAATGTACGTGTTTTGCGCGAGCGCGGCATCCGTTTGCTGGGGCCGGAGGAAGGCGAACAGGCCTGCGGTGAAACCGGGCCGGGCCGCATGCTGGAGCCGGTCGAATTGTGCGAGGCGCTCGAGGGCTCGTTCGGCGATGGCTCGCTGGCCGGCCTGAGCGTGCTGATCACCGCGGGCCCGACCCGCGAGCCGCTGGATGCCGTCCGTTATTTGAGCAACCGCAGTTCCGGCAAGATGGGCTATGCCTTGGCGCGCGCCGCGGCGGACGCCGGTGCCCGTGTCACACTAATTTCAGGGCCGGTCGCCCTGATGCCTCCGCCCGGCGTCGAATTCGTGGCCGTGGAAACCGCCGCCGAGATGCACGTAGCCGTGTTATCGCGAGTGCATGAGTCCGACATTTACATCGGCGCGGCGGCGGTGGCCGATTACCGGCCCGCCGAGGTCGCCCAGGCCAAGATCAAGAAGACGGCCGCCAGCCTGAACCTGGAACTGACGCGCACCGAAGACATCCTCGCCGCCGTGGCCGGGCTCAGCCCCAGGCCGTTCACCGTGGGCTTCGCCGCGGAGACCGACAGGCTGGAGGACTACGCCCGCGGCAAGCTGGCCGCCAAGAACCTGGACATGATCGCCGCCAACTGGGTCGGGCGCCCGCAAGGCGGCTTCGACCGCGACGAAAACTCGTTGCACGTCTTCTGGCCGGACGGCGAACGGGAACTGCCGCTGGCCGATAAAAGCCGCATCGCCATCCAACTGATAGAACTCATAGCCGAACGATTCCATGCGCAAGATACAACTGAAAATCCTCGATAA
- the dut gene encoding dUTP diphosphatase produces the protein MRKIQLKILDKRLGGEIPLPHYATPGSAGLDLRACLDDTLTLAPGETQLIPTGLAIHIDDPHLAAVLLPRSGLGHKHGIVLGNLVGLIDSDYQGQVFVSCWNRGSEPYEIHVGERIAQMVFVPVAQVAFEQVEEFSESQRAEGGFGHSGRR, from the coding sequence ATGCGCAAGATACAACTGAAAATCCTCGATAAGCGATTAGGCGGGGAGATTCCGCTTCCGCACTACGCGACCCCCGGCTCGGCCGGCCTGGACTTGCGCGCCTGCCTGGACGACACCCTGACCCTGGCGCCGGGCGAAACCCAGCTCATCCCCACCGGCCTGGCGATCCACATCGACGATCCGCATCTGGCGGCGGTGCTGCTGCCGCGCTCGGGGCTGGGACACAAGCACGGCATCGTGCTGGGCAATCTGGTCGGGCTGATCGATTCGGACTACCAGGGCCAGGTCTTCGTTTCATGCTGGAACCGCGGCAGCGAGCCTTACGAGATCCACGTCGGCGAGCGCATCGCCCAGATGGTTTTCGTGCCGGTGGCGCAGGTGGCATTCGAGCAGGTCGAGGAATTCAGCGAGAGCCAGCGCGCTGAAGGCGGTTTCGGGCATTCCGGGCGGCGTTAG
- a CDS encoding phosphomannomutase/phosphoglucomutase — translation MSLRKLMAVLVLAALGLLAASGAAQYWIAHTALEQRQKDDARLAAESAAQALGQLADYLGRTLDGLAREPRLTNVLASGDATAIQAEQARLAAVIPGALLVRLLPDANLTPDESQTPAMSFADLEMVRLAYQASPQAALHGANTPHAHIALARKLAAGGGAILASLSPNLLQQALAGKSAAGALELRQDTLPLAYQGDSELKSTEPAGELPVSGSPWKIVYWSSESAAWGLAWLILPLLLAGAALAALAGFALRRLERAFAADVEAQVKLVSDLMSGKTLGNYPLTIADHHAFVRRIAELKRMGVEAPAAANKKKPAPVSRAESADNAFLSPGSRQQGRIDVEEAAPAKLPASIFRAYDIRGVVGQTLTPDIVLALGRAIGSEAHFRGEQRVAVARDGRLSSPDLAKALIEGLKSTGRTVIDIGLVPTPLLYFATEVLNSKSGVMLTGSHNPADYNGLKIVIAGQTLSGDDIQKLRRRAETGDFVSGAGKVENRDLIADYTETVVQDMQIGRPLKVVIDCGNGVAAKVAPALLRALECELVELYCEVDGHFPHHHPDPSKPENLQALIDTVRREKADLGLAFDGDGDRLGVVDSSGKIIWPDRQMMVYAADVLCRQPGADIIFDVKCSRHLATQIVKSGGRPLMWKTGHSLIKAKMKETGAMLAGEMSGHIFFKERWYGFDDGIYAAARLIEILSGDPRNSAEVFAELPDAVNTPELTIGLQEGENFRFVERLKELAEFPEARVTDIDGLRVDFMNGWGLVRASNTTPSLVVRFEAESPQALARIQGQFGELMKRVKPDIALPF, via the coding sequence ATGAGCCTTAGGAAATTGATGGCTGTCCTGGTGTTGGCCGCGCTGGGGTTGTTGGCGGCATCGGGGGCGGCACAATACTGGATCGCCCATACGGCGCTGGAGCAACGCCAAAAGGACGATGCGCGGCTGGCGGCCGAGAGTGCCGCGCAGGCTCTCGGCCAGCTGGCAGATTATCTGGGCCGCACGCTCGACGGCCTGGCGCGCGAGCCGAGGCTGACAAACGTGCTCGCGTCCGGCGATGCGACCGCCATTCAGGCCGAGCAGGCGCGGCTGGCAGCGGTGATTCCCGGCGCGCTGCTCGTTCGCCTGTTGCCGGATGCGAATCTCACGCCCGACGAAAGCCAGACACCGGCCATGAGTTTCGCCGACCTGGAAATGGTGCGCCTGGCATATCAGGCCAGTCCCCAGGCGGCGCTGCACGGCGCCAACACGCCGCACGCCCATATCGCCCTGGCGCGCAAGCTCGCGGCGGGCGGCGGGGCGATACTCGCCAGCCTGTCGCCCAATCTGTTGCAACAGGCCCTGGCCGGAAAATCCGCCGCCGGCGCGCTGGAACTAAGGCAGGATACGCTACCCCTGGCCTACCAGGGCGATTCCGAGTTGAAATCGACGGAACCGGCCGGCGAGCTGCCCGTTTCCGGCTCGCCCTGGAAAATCGTTTATTGGTCTTCCGAAAGTGCGGCGTGGGGTTTGGCATGGCTTATCCTGCCGCTTTTGCTGGCCGGCGCGGCCCTGGCGGCCCTGGCCGGATTCGCACTCCGGCGGTTGGAGCGCGCGTTTGCCGCGGACGTGGAGGCTCAGGTCAAGCTGGTCTCCGACCTGATGAGCGGCAAGACCCTGGGTAATTACCCCTTGACGATCGCCGATCATCACGCCTTCGTTCGACGTATCGCCGAACTGAAAAGGATGGGGGTCGAGGCGCCGGCCGCCGCGAATAAAAAGAAGCCGGCTCCTGTCAGCCGCGCCGAAAGTGCCGACAATGCCTTCCTCAGTCCGGGGTCGCGGCAGCAAGGACGGATAGACGTGGAGGAAGCGGCACCGGCCAAGCTTCCTGCTTCCATCTTCCGCGCCTATGACATCCGCGGCGTGGTGGGCCAGACCCTCACCCCCGACATCGTGCTGGCCCTGGGCAGGGCTATCGGCAGCGAGGCCCATTTCCGCGGCGAGCAGCGGGTGGCCGTCGCACGCGACGGCCGCCTGTCCAGTCCGGATCTCGCCAAGGCGCTGATCGAAGGGCTCAAATCCACCGGCCGCACCGTCATCGATATCGGCTTGGTTCCTACGCCTTTGCTCTATTTCGCCACCGAGGTGCTCAACAGCAAGTCCGGCGTGATGCTTACCGGAAGTCACAATCCGGCCGATTACAACGGCCTGAAAATCGTGATCGCGGGGCAGACGCTGTCCGGGGACGACATCCAGAAGTTGCGCCGGCGCGCGGAGACAGGCGATTTCGTGTCGGGTGCCGGCAAGGTGGAGAACCGGGATCTGATCGCGGACTATACCGAAACGGTGGTCCAGGACATGCAGATCGGCCGGCCGCTGAAGGTCGTGATCGACTGCGGCAACGGCGTGGCCGCCAAGGTCGCACCGGCCTTGCTGAGGGCGCTGGAGTGCGAGCTGGTCGAGCTGTATTGCGAGGTCGACGGCCACTTCCCCCACCATCATCCCGATCCGAGCAAGCCGGAGAATTTGCAGGCCCTGATCGATACCGTGCGGCGTGAAAAAGCGGATCTCGGCCTGGCATTCGACGGCGACGGCGACCGGCTCGGCGTGGTCGACTCCAGCGGCAAGATCATCTGGCCCGACCGGCAGATGATGGTGTATGCCGCCGACGTGTTGTGCCGCCAGCCGGGCGCCGACATCATCTTCGACGTCAAGTGCAGCCGTCACCTGGCGACCCAGATCGTCAAGTCCGGCGGGCGCCCCTTGATGTGGAAGACCGGCCATTCGCTGATCAAGGCCAAGATGAAGGAAACCGGCGCCATGCTGGCCGGCGAGATGAGCGGCCACATCTTCTTCAAGGAACGCTGGTACGGCTTCGACGACGGCATCTATGCGGCCGCCCGCCTGATCGAGATACTCTCGGGCGACCCGCGCAACAGCGCCGAGGTGTTCGCCGAACTGCCCGACGCGGTCAACACGCCGGAGCTGACTATCGGTCTGCAGGAAGGCGAAAATTTCCGCTTCGTCGAGCGTCTGAAGGAACTGGCCGAGTTCCCTGAGGCGCGTGTCACCGACATCGACGGCCTGCGCGTGGACTTCATGAACGGCTGGGGCCTGGTGCGCGCCTCCAACACCACGCCCTCCCTGGTCGTGCGCTTCGAGGCGGAATCGCCGCAAGCCCTGGCGCGCATCCAGGGACAGTTCGGCGAGTTGATGAAACGGGTGAAACCGGATATCGCCCTGCCGTTCTAA
- the argB gene encoding acetylglutamate kinase, with the protein MKIQASIENRSAGEIAHVLTEALPYIRRFKGKTLVVKYGGNAMTDERLKSSFARDIVLLKLVGINPVVVHGGGPQIGQLLQRLGKTSEFVQGMRVTDAETMDVVEMVLGGLVNKEIVNLINQHGGKAVGLTGKDGDLVRARKITVTQRSPETDQPEIIDLGHVGEVESIEPAVVDMLVHGDFIPVVAPIGVGEDGRSYNINADLVAGKLAEVLKAEKLILLTNTLGILDKQGELLTGLSLTDVDDLIADGTISGGMIPKTRCATDALKGGVNSVHIIDGRVDHAVLLELFTDQGIGTLLLRR; encoded by the coding sequence GTGAAAATCCAAGCCTCCATAGAAAACCGTTCCGCCGGCGAGATCGCCCATGTCCTCACCGAAGCCCTGCCCTATATCCGCCGCTTCAAGGGCAAGACCCTGGTGGTCAAGTACGGCGGCAACGCCATGACCGACGAACGCCTGAAAAGCAGCTTCGCCCGTGACATCGTCCTGCTCAAGCTGGTGGGCATCAATCCCGTCGTCGTACACGGCGGCGGCCCGCAGATCGGCCAGTTGTTGCAACGCCTGGGCAAGACCAGCGAATTCGTCCAGGGCATGCGGGTGACCGACGCCGAGACCATGGACGTGGTGGAGATGGTGCTGGGCGGCCTGGTCAACAAGGAGATCGTCAACCTTATCAACCAGCACGGTGGAAAAGCTGTAGGTTTGACCGGCAAGGACGGCGACCTGGTGCGGGCGCGCAAGATCACCGTCACGCAGCGCTCGCCGGAAACCGACCAGCCCGAGATCATAGACCTGGGCCACGTGGGCGAGGTGGAAAGCATAGAACCGGCCGTGGTCGACATGCTGGTGCACGGCGATTTCATTCCGGTGGTGGCGCCCATCGGTGTGGGCGAGGACGGTCGTTCCTACAACATCAACGCCGATCTGGTCGCCGGCAAGCTGGCGGAGGTGCTGAAGGCGGAGAAGCTGATCCTGTTGACCAACACCTTGGGGATACTGGACAAGCAGGGAGAACTGCTGACCGGCTTGTCGCTCACCGACGTGGACGACCTGATCGCGGACGGAACGATTTCAGGCGGCATGATACCCAAGACCCGCTGCGCCACGGATGCGCTCAAGGGCGGGGTCAACAGCGTGCACATCATAGACGGGCGGGTCGACCATGCCGTGTTGCTCGAGCTGTTCACCGACCAGGGCATCGGTACCCTGTTGTTGCGCCGCTAG
- a CDS encoding phosphate/phosphite/phosphonate ABC transporter substrate-binding protein, giving the protein MSRILFWLLILLGLGACQAGRQDQEYLPHYTKAPPGGEREYVFGVHPLHNPERLYEMFGPIMDYLAERIPGSHFRLEASRNYAAFEEKLYGREFDFALPNPYQTVLALSHGYRVFGKMADDENFRGIILLRKDSPVKAVADLKGKAVSFPAPTALAATLLPQFFLHTHGLDVSRDIELRYVGSQESSIMNVYLGNVAAGATWPPPWRAYIREHPEVGAAVRVMWETESLPNNSLMARDDIPQDLVATVKGLLVEMHGTEQGRLNLERMALSRFESADGDTYVPVREFLDRFERAVRPLGRP; this is encoded by the coding sequence ATGAGCCGCATACTCTTTTGGCTCCTGATCTTGCTGGGGCTAGGCGCCTGTCAGGCGGGTCGACAAGATCAGGAATACCTGCCCCATTACACGAAAGCGCCGCCCGGCGGCGAGCGGGAATATGTATTTGGCGTGCACCCCTTGCACAACCCCGAACGTCTGTACGAGATGTTCGGCCCCATCATGGACTACCTCGCCGAGCGTATTCCGGGCTCGCATTTTCGACTCGAGGCCTCGCGCAACTACGCCGCGTTCGAGGAAAAGCTGTACGGACGCGAATTCGATTTCGCCCTGCCCAACCCCTATCAGACCGTTCTCGCCCTGAGTCACGGCTACCGCGTGTTCGGCAAGATGGCTGACGACGAGAATTTTCGCGGCATCATACTGCTGCGTAAGGACAGCCCGGTGAAAGCCGTGGCCGATTTGAAAGGCAAGGCGGTCAGTTTTCCCGCCCCCACCGCACTGGCGGCCACCCTCCTGCCGCAATTTTTTCTGCATACCCACGGCCTGGACGTCAGCCGGGACATCGAATTGCGTTATGTCGGCTCGCAGGAGTCGTCCATCATGAATGTCTATCTCGGCAACGTCGCGGCGGGAGCCACCTGGCCTCCGCCGTGGCGCGCTTACATCCGGGAGCACCCCGAAGTGGGCGCTGCGGTTCGGGTCATGTGGGAGACGGAGTCTTTGCCCAACAACAGCCTGATGGCGCGGGACGACATACCTCAGGATCTCGTCGCGACGGTTAAGGGGCTGTTGGTGGAAATGCACGGAACCGAGCAGGGAAGGCTTAATCTGGAACGCATGGCCTTGAGCCGTTTCGAGTCGGCCGATGGTGACACTTACGTCCCGGTACGTGAGTTTCTGGACCGCTTCGAGCGGGCCGTGCGGCCGTTGGGGCGGCCATGA